One Hevea brasiliensis isolate MT/VB/25A 57/8 chromosome 6, ASM3005281v1, whole genome shotgun sequence genomic window, CACCACCTCAATGGGGTGGTCACACCCCTTGGTGACTCCATGCAACGAGTGGCATCCTGCTTCACTGAAGCCCTAAGTGCTAGGCTTGCTGCAACACTTAGCACTAAACCTAGTACCTCCACTGCAAAACCCTTTTCTCCTTACCCTCCAAATTCCATggaaattctcaaaatttatcaGATTCTTTACCAAGCTTGCCCATACGTAAAATTTGCTCATTTCACCGCCAATCAAGCCATTTTTGAGGCCTTCGAAGCAGAAGAACGTGTTCATGTTATTGACCTAGACATTCTCCAAGGCTATCAGTGGCCAGCTTTCATGCAAGCCTTAGCAGCTAGACCAGGTGGTGCTCCATTTCTCCGGATCACCGGAGTCGGCTCCTCCATAGAGGGCGTGAGAGAGACTGGTCGTTGCTTAACAGAACTAGCACACTCTCTCCATGTTCCATTTGAGTTTCATCCAGTGGCTGAAGAACTGGAAGACCTCAAACCCCACATGTTCAACAGAAGGGTTGGTGAGGCTCTAGCTGTTAACTCCGTTAACCGGCTCCACCGTGTCCCTGTACACTGTCTAGGAAACCTGTTAGCCATGATCCGTGACCAAGCACCAAACATAGTAACACTAGTTGAACAAGAAGCAAGCCACAACGGACCATACTTCCTGGGTAGGTTCCTTGAGGCATTGCACTATTATTCAGCAATTTTTGACTCATTAGATGCAACTTTTCCACCAGATTCTGCACAGAGGGCAAAAGTGGAGCAGTACATATTTGCTCCAGACATAAGAAACATAGTGGCATGTGAGGGGATCGAGAGGACAATGAGGCATGAAAGGCTGGAGAAATGGAGGAAGCTAATGGAAGGGAAAGGATTTAAAGGGGTGCCACTGAGTGCAAATGCAGTGACTCAGTCCAAGATATTGTTGGGTTTGTATTCATGCGATGGGTACAGATTGACAGAGGATAAAGGTTGCTTGCTCCTGGGGTGGCAAGACAGGGCTATACTTGCTGCTTCTGCATGGCGATGCTGAGTTGATAATCTAGCTTCTTTCTATCCTCTTTTTCACGTGTATGTCATATTCTTGTCATGGGTCTTCTTTTGTTTGTTATTGAGGTTTTTAACTCGTTTGGTAcaagtaaaaaataataataataaaatccattCAACAAAGACAACATTAGTGCCAGGAAATATTAAAGGATAACAATCGGCCTATTTGTTTGCTTTTGTAGAAAAATTATCTCACGATTATAtccccattaattaattaatttgtttatctacaacctttctttaaaataaagtaaattgaTTAATTGCACATTCAGGAACACTCCCTCCCATAACTATTGGACTGTAGGCTTCCAAGCCCCAGTGGCAAGAAAATCTACAACAAATGGTTAAGGAAGTTCAGTTCTtcttgtttaaattaaaaattaaaaattcattttttttatttaaataaaaaattaaaaaaaaacaatttcttaatttttttacttaaatttcttgatttaaaacataaaattaaaatgtttaatttttttaattaaattaaaatttctgagcttaaaaataagtaattagaGGTGAAATTAAGCCGTTGCTATATTCTTTTTCAGATCCCACACTACAGTAGATACACACTAGAATAAAGCTTGTTTATACAAGAAAAAGTGCAAATTAAGGGGAAAAATgaataaaacatgtaattaaaaaGAGATTAGGTGCCTGAGAGTTGCCCATCTTCAAATTTGCAGGCAAAAAATTGATAAAACAGGTCTCAAAGATGAATATTTCATATCAGTAATCAATAGTAAGCGGCGAATATAGTATGTTCTACTAAGGATATGCGGCCTAATGAAGTGTCAAACCAAAAGCCttgtataaaataaattataaaaaggaCTACAGCTGCTATAGAAATACAGAAACACGCATTTTATAGAACGCAAATACATCACCAACATATTTGTTACACAGGAATGAGCTCAAAACTAAGGTGCGACACTGAGGGATAGCACCATTTTACAAATTATTGTCTTTCTTTCTTCCAGCAACCAATGTCCAAGGCCATGAGATCCCAGCAAATTCAAGCCAACCTCACGAACTTTAACCTGCATTAACGCCCTGCTGTTCTCTTACAATATGGAACATGAACAGAAATTTTTCCTTGGGGCCTCATCCACTTTTTTCTCTGTTCAAAACAATAAAATAAACAAGTCCCATCATCGAAAAAGAAACCAAATTTCACGGGCCATATCCCATCATAGATTAAAATTTTTCATCTCAATGTATTAAGATTTGAATATGTGTTCACAATATAATGTTGACTGATTCAGCCTCAAGAAATATTTCGAGAAATTATTCTCCATTAACTGCAAATTTTAGCAAACAGCATGACCAAATAAGATTGTCAAAATAAAAGCTGTTGACACAGAATAATCCTATGCTAATGTTGAATATATAGTAAGTACATAAAACTACCTGTTTTTGCTTTTGCTAAAGATGGTTGCACTACAACATGCATGGTAATAACCCCTTTTGGAAGCTCTCCAAAAGGAACTCTACACTGCCCAACAGTCTTGTTGTTTTCCAAAATTTTCCCGGCATTTATCAGTTTGATGTCATTTGCTGCCTTGGGAGAAATTTTCTTATCTATGACAAATCAGAAGTATAGTTTTGTtgtcataaaatacaattaagAATCAAAAGCAAATTATGTACATTGCTAGAAATTTCGTCTCAGAAGCATGATTATCTAAAAGCCAAAGAAAAGAAATATGAAATATGAGTTTGCAGAAGGAAACTAGATAATGTACAAAAAATGTAGAAGTAAACACATATTGCCCGCCCTTCCCctcatctttctttttctttttggtccCCCCCCCATTTCTCTTATCAATGAATAACATCAACCAAAATCATATCAAGCATGGAAAATAAAACAAGCAGATTTTAATTTAAGGGATATCTAAATTCGAGAACAAAAAACAATGAGATAATTACACCTGTGGCatttaaactttttcaattttattatttcaGTGTCTTAAACCTTTTTCTTTGGGTAATCAAGTGTTTAAACAGACATATTTTTCCCATTTAAGAGCTTATGGCCAGGTATACTTGCCGGAATGATGATCTAGGAAAAAATTCCATCTTTACCTTGATGAACGCTATGTGctggaatttaaagaaaaaaaaaaggacttcACACAATAATCATGTGATCATGAAAGAAAAAAATTACCAAATGCCCTAAGAAATCTCCCctgcttcatcttcttcttctatggGTTTTAATTTGGCATTAAACTCAATCAAGCCTACAGAGAAACCAACTCAAGAATAAGACTCACTTAACCAATCCAAGATTCTTCTCTTACCAACACCAACCCCTCTAATCCCTCCACTCCACTGAAACACAACCACCATCATCAACTCCTTCCTCCTATGTCACCTTCCTTACTCATAATTATGAGGAAGCTGtttctcttctctcttttttttttctcaccaATTATTTCATTGCTCAGTTTTCTCCCATCTGTGATATAACATTTGTCTCGCCACACAAAACTTTATCCTATAATTTGCAGAAATAGGAACAATATAAGGAAAAGAAAGGATAGGGAAGAACAAGATTACCTAATCCAACAAACCAAAGAGTTAGGTTGTTTCTACAAGTCCCATCACAAGAAAGTTCTCCAATACTCTACTATTCATTTCTTCTTGGTTTATTTGttggtcatttttctatattTCTCCTCTTTTCAATCGTATCTCTTTTCCTTCTTTGATTCTTCGAATAAACAAGAGCATTGCTTACTTGGCATTTTCATTCAATAGCAAAAGTAAAGGAGGGAGGCATAGATAGGTGACTAGGACAATGGTGGTAGAGAAGATGACACAATCCCTAATTTCATGTCAATCCTAAAGTGAAAGGAGATTTTAAATTAAGGGCTTGTTGGCTCTTTAATTTATCGTTTAGTTGTATGTTTTTCATGTGATCTTCACTTTTATGCCCTTAAAGATCCACAATTCTCATGCTTATTCGTACAGGTGAACCCCTATTGTTCATGTTAGCATTTAGACAATAAAAATCAGTGAAATACACTTGATTGTAAATAATAACTTTATTCCAACACTCgatttgaaaaaataaataagtaaataataaaaaCTGAAATAGGAAAAATTGGAAAAATTCAAATATCACTGGGTGACTTGTGCCACTATCCCAAAAATAAATGAAGGGAAAAACAAGTCTCACAATTACCAATTTACTCTTTAATTATGTTAACCTATGTAGCATGGAAATGGAAAAGCAACATGGGGAAATGCAGAAACGGACAAGGGAAAACGGCATTTTCCAAAATATAGAAACAAAAACATGAGAGGAAACGCCTAAATATAAAAAATCTAAGGGTATAttcataaatataaaatatatttacgtAAATATTATTTaagatttaataaattaatacaattttaaataattaaaaatataattaaaattaataatattatatcttTGAAAGCTCTCATCTTAGAGATTTCACAGCCACATATACCATTATaacaaaagaaatttaaaaaaaaaaaaaaagcataactTTACTGCCTCCTAACCCTACTTAAATATAGAGAAGAAAAAAGCAGTCCCAATTCCCAAAACCTCTGTCTGATGCAGCACAACTCTGCGATTTTAGCCTAAactgatatatattttttttttctttaagaaACATGTTTCCAACGTTAGAAACGCATTTCTGGCTTTCAAAAGTTAAGGAAATGGCCTTGAATGCCTCCCTACCTTGTCTTGCCGTTTCCATGTCAGAAATGTTTCTGGCACGAGGAAACATCATCCCTTGCTGTTCCCATGCATCACAGCTTATTAACAAGTGATTATTAATAAAATCAAAAGTCTATCCTTTTTCACACGATATATGCTTAGTGTTGTGGTTTTCCTAGCGCCAGGGCTCTTGACCAAAGGTAATGACAATTAAGAGTCCCCAAACAAATTAACAAGTGAAGGGGAAGGAAGTAATTCTAGGCATTGCCTCTCTCTTTTTTGGACACTTTCATGATAATGAAAGACATATATATCCCATGattaaaaatgaaaagaaaaagaaaaaattaaaattaagaagacAATCACAAAATTATTGGGTAACCATTTCTTTGTTATCGAACAGAAAATTCTCCAACAATTTTCTCCAACAGTTTTTTCCCTTCCTAATGAAGAAAAATTCCTAAACAAGGTCATCAATTTGCTACTCCACCTTCCATTCCTCGCCAATCCCCGCCTCACATACACACCATCACTATAATGCAAAAAAGTAAATTGAGCTATGCAAAgtacaacgttaatgaaacacaAAAATTAGGTCCTATGACATTCACTTTGCTGAAAAATATTCTCACTCCTTATTTGAAGTGATTCTTGATTCCCTTACAGTAGTCAAAGGAGAGGAAAGGGATGGGAGGGGAGGCAAAGGGGCAGAATAACTAAAGAAGATTACAAACTTCCCAAAGTTTTAACTTTTTACCTTCTTAATCAATAAGCCAATATAACACCGTTTCAACAATTCCGCTTTCCCTTAGAGATAGAATGGAAATTTTGGTGAAAGATATTAAAAAAGTAATGATTTCTAACTCTTGAATTTTtccctccaaaaaaaaaaaaaaaagaatattggGGCGTGAGGAGAAATAAACATTCAGAATAGTTGTTGCTTATGGACTTCAGCAACATTTAATCTGGTCACTTAATTTAACACAAGATCATTATATCACATACTATGAATCACAAAGATGCATCTTGTGCAATTCCATGGATCTATAagcattaagataacaaaagtcACAAACCATGCGACAGATAGCACTTTTTGGGTGTACTAGGAATTGCAATAGGCATATTTGCATGATGAAACTTGGCAGGATAGTACCAGCATAAATACCCTGTCCTGTTCCCAACACTCCCTCTTCCATTTTCTCCCCCAAAAGAAAAATGAACAAAGGAAAGAAGAAAGAGGAACTCAAGGAAATCTGCATAATTGCTGGGAACCCATGTCGATATGCCTCTTATGCTTTCTCAATGCAAGAATCTTGCTACAAGAATGACACTATTCACAAGTGGCCACAGAAAAAATATGCTCATCCTCATATTACTTTGATGCAGATCAATAATACAAAATTTCACatctcaataaaaaaaattcattcccTAAAAGAACGGTAAAATTGAGAAATCATTGATAACGGAAGGAATCTACAGAGGGTGAAAGTAATAACTATTTTTTCTTGTTCAAATCTTAACTTGAGGCCAACAAGCAACAATGTCACTTTTATAGAGCTTTTCTcctaaagaaaaaaagaagataaAATTGATAATTTAAGTAAAAATGGAAATAGGCAAAGATCCCAATCCACTCCAATACTATGGAAGATATTTCTGAAAGCTTAATTTTTTTAGTACTGACTATATGCATGAAAACAAAAGCTTCTCTTCCTGAAGAGAACATCAGAAGAAAAATTTGTTGTTCAAGATATGCATCAAACGGTAAGATAGATAGATAAAAGATGTCCAAAAATAGATGCAACTTCAGTACATTTATATGTTTGCCATGTAAATGGTGAATATCCAACATCCATTCACTTACAGATCCCAAAAGATTTGACAATGTAAAAGAAAGAGAAATCATTAAGCTATGTTGCCTATAGAGTAGCCGACCAGTAATGTCAGTTTTGGATGCACAAATGCAGGAAGAGCTCATATACAATGATGATGACGAGCATAAACAAGAGAGACCAATCAACATATTTGAAAAGGAATAAGCAGGATATAAATAGGGTTATTAAACAAGATGAGTGGTTAAGGTGGCTTAAAATATTAGTAGCAGATGACAAAAattcatgcatttccattcaaacatcCCATATGTTCAACTAAAACTAAGACCAAGCATATCTACCAAAGAAACCCTATCTATAATAATTTCACTGAGACCAGGAAAAAGGTGTGACCAAGTAATAGATTGACCAGTCACATCCAATCACGAGATACATGAATATTTCAAATTCTAGTCTACTTGCAAAAGTTTTACGAGTTAAACCCCTCCACCAGATAAGTTATCCATCTCAAAGAGCTAAGGACAATAATACGCAGCAGAACTATACAATTTTGAAAAGATCAAACATGATTAAAATATACTGTCAGGCTCACAACACCATAGCAATCATTATTAATGCATTTACCACTAAAGTCACATAATGGAATTTATGAATTAGGGAATATAATGTGAATGCCACTTCTAAGTTCTAATCATCCAAGTTGTCAATatttaaaaacaaaaataaaataaaataaagtagagAAAAGATGGCCCATAGTCCAAATCAATTCATGCAAACAAATCGACTATAATCACAAATGCTAGATATTCTCTGCTTTATATAACCAAAAAGCAACACAAACAAATGAGATGCATCTCTCTAATCAATTCAAATGTTCAATTTCACTAACTCTTAGGACGAAATGGAAATGGTGATAAAAATTGCCTTGCACAGTTAACAATTCCCAGGAAGCCAATTAAACAGAGCAGAGAGTCAAAATTCTGACCTTTTGGCCACTCAGTAACTATTCTCTCCTTGAGCATAGCCACAGTGGAGGCCGGTGAGTACCTGAATGGACCAATATCCGATCCATCATACAATCTAAACTTAAGCTCTACCAGGTCCTCCTCCGGCATTTCGGCTTGTACCGTTACCTGTTCAAATTGAACTAAAAATCCTCAACCACCAAAGTTCTCTTCAGAACCTAACCTTCCAATAATTTCTATCCAATCTCCACGCTCCTACACAGAAAATAATCAAATTTACACACATTTTCGTGGCAAATTCAAATGACACcgaacataataataataataataataataataataataataataataataataataataataataataaacaagcTGTAAACACAATATTCGGCAATCATTGAACTACtttaaaaaattgaagaaaacaacAATCACCTCCAGGAGTAGTTGCAGTTCTCTAGGGTTTATGACAGCCACACAGAGAGTAAGAGATAAATCAGAGGAGAAACCCTAAGGCCAGACCCGATCTCGACGCTATATAATTTTTTGCAGGAAGTATCTAATGGGTCATTACCCTTCGCCTTTTCAATTTTTCTATtcttcagagagagagagagttcacttttctattttatttattttcttgagAAAGTGAGAGAACTTAAAACTATAATTCTACCAGTAAATAAACAGTTCCAGCACAAAGATGCACTGGAGTTTTCTTTTCCTGTTTCTCCTCGCATTCCTTTCCACCAACTGCGGCCAATTAGATTCCACTTTCTTTTCCAATGTATGACGTGGGAACTGGCTATTGGTGAATCAGGAATTAGCGTTTACGGTAGGTTGGGAGACGAGACCGCGCTCATGTGTCATTTTGTTCACATACGTGGACAAAAACTAGAGATACACGGCGAGCGAGacaaaaattatgaatttaagagtaTATAACATCTTCAGTAAGTGTCACGCATATCGCGAAGCGCGTGGTGGTGTTTATGGGGAAAAGAAGATACCCTGTTGTTGGGCCATGCCGTAACCATAGTTTGAATGGGTTAAGTGGGCCAGAGGATTTGAAGATGGACAATAAGCACAACATGTATGGGCTTGGTGGTTTTGCCTATGTTTTCCAAACtgccttacttttttttttttttttctgtctcatcaattattataaaatatgaatataaaatttaattaataatgaaaacttttaaattatattattcccCATTGCTAAAAAACAAAGGGTTTATATTAAAATCATCGTGAATAGACCacaaataaataaaagttgaATTTTATAATGTTCAATAATAAATTTCaactttttaataatttatgttaattattgatatttttattatttacaatatctcTATGAAATCACTTTTTTATTTGTATAAGTTTGTATAAAATACACTTAAATGTCTTgtgatttaacacttttaatattaaaagtttgagaatttttt contains:
- the LOC110636451 gene encoding GRAS family protein RAM1-like, which translates into the protein MINSLCGSMGSIKSESSCTKMQPTSPNGSSISESKKTPLSSDMEHSSLNPPSLSFPAVKFELDGDVEVQSPDSSIWETFFSDHLDSDFMVLSPVRNLPSPQTSNCNYNHVHAMQGQSLSGCSPPRHLFQLGSFSSSHKGKGQSPLHRVFNSPNNQYMQIESLSSLPAIEDFLDDYQRDGLGGYQPTRLSSGNGSSSQLFDMPSRVPAMLDCMAMPNPSRFGGSVSETSSAGSQLTQDRDIYPMGSLRNATLSQQLQQEQKQKQQEQQPPPPPPTPTTTTPPPSITPSPEQQQQNLNHSLMVPLPIGSDEQEQDSGLQLVHLLLVCAEAVAKEDYMLARKYLHHLNGVVTPLGDSMQRVASCFTEALSARLAATLSTKPSTSTAKPFSPYPPNSMEILKIYQILYQACPYVKFAHFTANQAIFEAFEAEERVHVIDLDILQGYQWPAFMQALAARPGGAPFLRITGVGSSIEGVRETGRCLTELAHSLHVPFEFHPVAEELEDLKPHMFNRRVGEALAVNSVNRLHRVPVHCLGNLLAMIRDQAPNIVTLVEQEASHNGPYFLGRFLEALHYYSAIFDSLDATFPPDSAQRAKVEQYIFAPDIRNIVACEGIERTMRHERLEKWRKLMEGKGFKGVPLSANAVTQSKILLGLYSCDGYRLTEDKGCLLLGWQDRAILAASAWRC
- the LOC131180840 gene encoding membrane-anchored ubiquitin-fold protein 4-like isoform X1 yields the protein MPEEDLVELKFRLYDGSDIGPFRYSPASTVAMLKERIVTEWPKDKKISPKAANDIKLINAGKILENNKTVGQCRVPFGELPKGVITMHVVVQPSLAKAKTEKKVDEAPRKNFCSCSIL
- the LOC131180840 gene encoding membrane-anchored ubiquitin-fold protein 4-like isoform X2: MPEEDLVELKFRLYDGSDIGPFRYSPASTVAMLKERIVTEWPKDKKISPKAANDIKLINAGKILENNKTVGQCRVPFGELPKGVITMHVVVQPSLAKAKTGKKSG